The window GTACATGCGCATGTTCGCGGCGGCCGAGTCCCAGACGCCCGAGATGTCCTCGGTGCGGCTCGGCTTGTAGTCGAAGTGGCGCGGGCCGTCGTACGCCTGGCCGCCCTGCGGCGAACCGTGCTCGAGCAGGTCGACGAGCGAGAACGCGTTCTGCAGGTCGCCGTGTCCGAACACCAGGTCCTGGTCGTACTTGATGCCGCGCTGGCCGTTCAGGTCGATGTGGAAGAGCTTGCCCTGGTAGAGCGCCTGGGCGATGCCGGCCGTGAAGTTCAGGCCCGCCATCTGCTCGTGGCCGACCTCGGGGTTGATGCCGAACAGTTCCGGGCGCTCGAGGGTCTCGGTGAACGCGATCGCGTGGCCGAGGGTCGGCAGCAGGATGTCGCCGCGGGGCTCGTTCGGCTTCGGCTCGATGGCGAAGCGGATGCCGTAGCCCTTGTCGGTGACGTAGTCGGCGAGCAGGTTGACGGCCTCGCGGTAGCGCTCGAGTGCGGCCTGCACGTCCTTCGCGCTGTCGTACTCGGAGCCCTCGCGGCCGCCCCACATCACGAACGTCGACGCACCGAGCTCGGCGGCGAGGTCGATGTTGCGCAGCACCTTGCGGAGCGCGAAGCGGCGGACCTGCCGGTCGTTCGAGGTGAAGCCGCCGTCCTTGAACACGGGGGCGGAGAACAGGTTCGTCGTCACCATCGGCACGATGAGGCCGGTGGCGTCGAGCGCACCCTTGAGGCGGTCGATCTGCGTCTGCCGTTCGGCGTCGGTCGAGCCGAACGCGAACAGGTCGTCGTCGTGGAAGGTCAGGCCGTAGGCGCCGAGCTCGTCGAGCTTCTCGACCGCCTCGACCACGTCGAGGGCCGGGCGGGTCGGCCCGCCGAAGGGGTCGGAGCCGTTGTAGCCGATGGTCCAGAGACCGAAGGAGAACTTGTCTGCACGGGTGGGCGTCGTTGCCATGGTGGTCACCGTTCGTCGTCGAAACAAAATGTTGCCGCGCCCAACATAAGCGGTAGTGTTGGCTGTGGCAAGGACGTGATCGCAAAGGAGCGAGCGGATGGCACAGGAACGACTGCGGATCGCCATGGTGGGACACGGCTTCATGGGGGCCGCGCACTCACAGGCATGGCGGACCGCCCCCAGGTTCTTCGACCTCGGGGTCGAACCCGAGATGGCGGTGATCGTCGGGCGCGACCCGGAACGCACCGAGACCGCCCGTGCGCAGTACGGCTGGCAGGCGGCGTCGACCGACTGGCGTGCCGTCGTGGCCGACCCCGACATCGACGTCGTCGACATCGTGTCGCCCGGTTCGTCGCACGTCGAGATCGCGATCGCCGCGCTCGAGGCCGGCAAGCACGTCCTGTGCGAGAAGCCGCTCGCCAACACCGTCGAACAGGCCGAGGCGATGACCGCC of the Curtobacterium sp. TC1 genome contains:
- the xylA gene encoding xylose isomerase — protein: MATTPTRADKFSFGLWTIGYNGSDPFGGPTRPALDVVEAVEKLDELGAYGLTFHDDDLFAFGSTDAERQTQIDRLKGALDATGLIVPMVTTNLFSAPVFKDGGFTSNDRQVRRFALRKVLRNIDLAAELGASTFVMWGGREGSEYDSAKDVQAALERYREAVNLLADYVTDKGYGIRFAIEPKPNEPRGDILLPTLGHAIAFTETLERPELFGINPEVGHEQMAGLNFTAGIAQALYQGKLFHIDLNGQRGIKYDQDLVFGHGDLQNAFSLVDLLEHGSPQGGQAYDGPRHFDYKPSRTEDISGVWDSAAANMRMYLLLKERAQAFRADPEVQAALEASKVGELSTPTLNDGESYDAFLSDRSAYEDFDADAYFGGKGFGFVRLQQLAIEHLLGAR